From one Rhodoferax sp. PAMC 29310 genomic stretch:
- a CDS encoding nitronate monooxygenase — MKRVDDFRLKFGKKEYVPIMVGGMGVDISTAELALETARLGGIGHISDAMVPDVSDRRFDTSFVKEKTKFYKHNIDNSDKSIIKFDLGVLAEATKRHVEATMDAKTGDGMVFVNCMEKLTMNAPRETLQVRMASALDAGIDGITLSAGLHLGSFALIADHPRFHDAKLGIIVSSVRALQLFLRKTSRLNRLPDYIIVEGPLAGGHLGFGLDWAQYDLATIVTEVVQFLKNEHLEIPVIAAGGIFTGSDAVSFLENGSAGVQVATRFTVSNECGLPDKVKQDYFNATEADVVVNTISPTGYPMRMLKGSPAIGAGIRPNCEAYGYLLDGTGNCSYITAYNQQIVLHPDVKNISVMDKTCLCTHMRNFNLWTCGQYTYRLKDTTHQLADGTYQTLSAEHIFKDYQFSVDEKIAMPA; from the coding sequence ATGAAGCGTGTTGATGATTTTCGCCTGAAGTTCGGAAAAAAAGAGTATGTCCCCATCATGGTGGGCGGCATGGGCGTCGATATTTCTACGGCTGAACTGGCGCTGGAAACAGCCCGCCTGGGTGGCATTGGCCACATCTCTGACGCCATGGTGCCCGACGTGTCTGACCGCCGTTTTGACACCAGTTTTGTCAAGGAAAAGACGAAGTTCTACAAGCACAACATCGACAACTCCGACAAGTCCATCATCAAGTTTGACTTGGGCGTGCTGGCGGAAGCCACCAAGCGCCATGTTGAAGCGACGATGGACGCCAAAACCGGTGACGGCATGGTGTTTGTCAATTGCATGGAAAAGCTGACCATGAACGCGCCTCGCGAGACGCTGCAGGTGCGCATGGCGTCGGCTCTGGATGCTGGCATTGATGGCATCACACTGAGCGCGGGTTTGCACCTGGGCTCTTTCGCGTTGATTGCGGATCACCCCCGTTTTCACGATGCCAAGCTGGGCATCATCGTGTCGTCCGTTCGGGCGCTGCAACTGTTCTTGCGCAAAACCTCGCGCCTGAACCGCCTGCCAGACTACATCATTGTGGAAGGCCCGTTGGCCGGTGGTCACCTGGGTTTTGGCCTGGATTGGGCGCAATACGATCTGGCCACCATCGTGACCGAAGTGGTTCAGTTCTTGAAGAACGAACACCTTGAGATCCCGGTCATTGCCGCAGGCGGCATTTTTACCGGCAGTGACGCGGTGTCGTTCTTGGAGAACGGTTCTGCTGGCGTTCAAGTCGCCACGCGTTTCACGGTGTCCAACGAGTGTGGCTTGCCTGACAAGGTCAAACAAGATTACTTCAATGCCACGGAAGCCGACGTGGTGGTCAACACCATTTCGCCAACCGGCTACCCCATGCGCATGCTGAAGGGCTCGCCCGCGATTGGCGCGGGTATTCGCCCCAACTGCGAGGCCTATGGCTACTTGCTGGACGGCACGGGCAATTGCTCTTACATCACGGCGTACAACCAGCAAATCGTGTTGCACCCCGATGTCAAAAACATCTCGGTCATGGACAAAACTTGTCTTTGCACCCACATGCGCAACTTCAACCTCTGGACTTGCGGTCAATACACCTACCGCCTGAAGGACACCACCCACCAACTGGCGGATGGCACCTACCAGACCTTGAGCGCCGAGCACATCTTTAAGGACTATCAGTTCAGCGTCGACGAAAAAATCGCGATGCCGGCTTAA
- the mfd gene encoding transcription-repair coupling factor, protein MDLPKLNPGKRFTLPRPTGSADALLLAQLGLREKKAGKITAIITANAVDAQRLIDEMSFFAPDLRCVLFPDWETLPYDTFSPHQDLISERLATLWRISQREKETGADVVVVPATTALYRLAPPSFLAGYTFQFKVKQKLDEAKLKSQLTLAGYSHVTQVVSPGEYAVRGGLIDLFPMGSLVPFRVDLFDDEIDSIRTFDPDTQRSLYPVPEVRLLPGREFPMDDDARARFRSRWRELLEGDPTKSRIYKDIGNGVATAGIEYYLPLFFEDTATVFDYLGSEATVVLHGDLEPAFQHFWQDTKDRYRLLHTDPERPVLPPESLFLGTEQFYARANAYPQLAIRPKVTADGPEASSDYAEFEPLPAMSVVRGAEEPLARLKDHMRNTQQRTLVLAESDGRRASLLDFLHASQFSPPTFDSLAEFLASEEPIGIATSMLNVGFAWLEAGIDFVTETELFAAGPTTRRRKKQEQVSDVEALIKDLSELNLGDPVVHSAHGIGRYRGLINLDLGNKLPNGEPEVQEFLHLEYADKATLYVPVSQLQLISRYTGVSADEAPLHKLGSAAWDKAKRKAAEQVRDSAAELLNIYARRAAREGHAFRYSPNDYETFANDFGFEETPDQAAAIHAVIQDMISPRPMDRLVCGDVGFGKTEVALRAAFIAITGGKQVAFLAPTTLLAEQHYQTLVDRFSKWPVKVAEMSRFRSGKEITAALKGVADGTVDIVVGTHKLLSESTKFKDLGLLIIDEEHRFGVRHKEQMKAFRAEVDVLTLTATPIPRTLGMALEGLRDLSVIATAPQRRLAIKTFVRTEGNGVIREAVLRELKRGGQVYFLHNEVETIENRRARLEELLPEARIAVAHGQMPERQLESVMRDFVAQRYNLLLCSTIIETGIDVPTANTIVMSRADKFGLAQLHQLRGRVGRSHHQAYAYLMVPDLEGLTKQATQRLDAIQAMEELGSGFYLAMHDLEIRGAGEVLGENQSGNMLEIGFQLYNEMLSEAVRCLKAGVEPDLLSPLNVTTEINLHAPALLPNDYCGDVHLRLSFYKKLATAKNTDQIDGLLEEIIDRFGKLPPQAQTLIDVHRLRVIAKPFGVVKVDAAPGVITITFKKNPPIDPMKIIQMIQKNKHIKLAGNEKLRIERELPDAKDRAQMVRDVLKNLGQPVVEAVA, encoded by the coding sequence ATGGATTTACCCAAACTGAACCCCGGCAAACGCTTCACCCTGCCTCGCCCCACTGGCTCGGCCGACGCCTTGTTGCTGGCCCAATTGGGGTTGCGTGAGAAGAAAGCCGGCAAGATCACGGCCATCATCACCGCCAACGCGGTGGACGCCCAGCGGCTGATTGACGAGATGTCATTTTTTGCCCCTGACCTGCGCTGCGTGCTGTTTCCCGATTGGGAAACCCTGCCCTACGACACGTTTTCTCCGCACCAGGATTTGATCAGCGAGCGTTTGGCCACGCTGTGGCGCATCAGCCAGCGCGAGAAAGAAACCGGGGCTGACGTGGTGGTGGTGCCTGCCACCACCGCCTTGTACCGGCTTGCGCCGCCCAGCTTTCTGGCCGGCTACACCTTTCAGTTCAAGGTCAAACAAAAGCTGGACGAGGCCAAGCTCAAGTCCCAGCTCACCCTGGCGGGCTACAGCCATGTGACCCAGGTGGTCAGCCCCGGTGAATACGCGGTGCGCGGCGGCCTGATTGATTTGTTTCCCATGGGCAGCTTGGTGCCGTTTCGGGTGGACCTGTTTGACGACGAAATTGACAGCATTCGCACGTTCGACCCCGACACCCAGCGCAGCTTGTACCCGGTGCCTGAGGTGCGCCTCCTCCCCGGACGCGAGTTCCCCATGGACGACGACGCCCGTGCGCGCTTTCGCAGCCGCTGGCGTGAGCTGCTGGAAGGCGACCCCACCAAGAGCCGCATTTACAAAGACATTGGCAACGGCGTGGCCACGGCCGGCATTGAGTATTACCTGCCGCTGTTCTTTGAAGACACCGCCACCGTGTTTGACTACCTGGGCAGCGAAGCCACCGTGGTCTTGCACGGCGACCTGGAGCCCGCGTTTCAGCACTTTTGGCAAGACACCAAAGACCGCTACCGCCTGCTGCACACCGACCCCGAGCGCCCCGTGCTGCCGCCCGAGTCGCTGTTTTTGGGCACCGAGCAGTTTTACGCCCGAGCCAACGCCTACCCGCAACTCGCCATTCGCCCCAAAGTCACCGCCGACGGTCCCGAGGCAAGCAGCGACTATGCCGAATTTGAGCCACTGCCGGCCATGTCCGTGGTGCGCGGGGCCGAGGAGCCATTGGCCCGGCTAAAAGATCACATGCGCAACACCCAGCAGCGCACGCTGGTGTTGGCCGAGAGTGATGGCCGGCGCGCCAGCTTGCTGGACTTTTTACATGCCTCGCAGTTCAGCCCGCCCACCTTTGACTCGCTGGCCGAGTTTCTGGCAAGTGAGGAGCCCATCGGCATTGCCACCTCCATGCTCAATGTGGGCTTTGCCTGGCTGGAGGCCGGCATTGACTTTGTGACCGAGACCGAGCTGTTTGCCGCCGGGCCCACCACCCGCCGCCGCAAAAAGCAGGAACAGGTGAGCGACGTTGAAGCGCTGATCAAAGACCTGAGCGAGCTCAATCTGGGCGACCCGGTGGTGCACTCCGCCCACGGCATTGGCCGTTACCGGGGCTTGATCAACCTCGATCTAGGCAACAAGCTACCTAATGGCGAGCCTGAGGTGCAGGAGTTTTTGCACCTGGAATACGCCGACAAAGCCACCTTGTATGTGCCAGTCAGCCAGTTGCAGCTCATCAGCCGCTACACCGGCGTGAGCGCGGACGAAGCGCCGCTGCACAAGCTGGGCTCGGCCGCCTGGGACAAGGCCAAGCGCAAAGCTGCCGAACAGGTGCGCGATTCGGCTGCCGAGTTGCTCAACATCTACGCCCGCCGTGCGGCCCGTGAAGGCCACGCCTTCCGCTACTCACCCAACGACTACGAAACCTTTGCCAACGACTTTGGCTTTGAGGAAACGCCTGACCAGGCGGCCGCCATTCATGCCGTCATTCAAGACATGATCAGCCCCCGCCCCATGGACCGCCTGGTGTGTGGTGACGTGGGTTTTGGCAAGACCGAGGTGGCGTTGCGTGCGGCGTTCATCGCCATCACCGGTGGCAAACAGGTGGCGTTTTTGGCACCCACCACCTTGCTGGCGGAGCAGCACTACCAAACCCTGGTGGACCGATTCAGCAAATGGCCGGTAAAAGTGGCCGAGATGAGCCGCTTTCGATCAGGCAAGGAAATCACCGCCGCCCTGAAAGGCGTGGCCGACGGCACCGTAGACATCGTCGTGGGCACCCACAAGTTGCTCAGCGAGTCCACCAAGTTCAAAGACCTGGGTCTGCTCATCATTGACGAAGAGCACCGCTTTGGTGTGCGCCACAAAGAGCAGATGAAAGCCTTTCGCGCCGAAGTGGACGTGCTGACGCTAACCGCCACCCCCATTCCCCGCACCTTGGGCATGGCGCTGGAAGGCCTGCGCGACCTGAGCGTGATTGCCACCGCGCCGCAACGACGTCTGGCCATCAAGACCTTTGTGCGCACCGAAGGCAACGGTGTTATTCGCGAAGCGGTGCTGCGCGAATTGAAACGCGGCGGCCAGGTCTACTTTCTGCACAACGAGGTGGAAACCATTGAGAACCGTCGCGCCAGGCTGGAAGAGCTCTTGCCCGAAGCCCGCATCGCCGTGGCCCACGGCCAGATGCCCGAGCGCCAGCTCGAAAGCGTGATGCGCGACTTTGTGGCCCAGCGCTACAACTTGCTGCTGTGCTCCACCATCATTGAAACCGGCATTGACGTGCCCACCGCCAACACCATCGTGATGAGCCGGGCCGACAAGTTTGGTCTGGCGCAGTTACACCAATTGCGCGGACGCGTGGGGCGAAGCCACCACCAAGCCTACGCCTATTTGATGGTGCCGGATTTGGAGGGCTTGACCAAGCAGGCCACCCAGCGGCTGGACGCCATTCAGGCCATGGAAGAACTGGGCAGCGGCTTTTATCTGGCCATGCACGATCTGGAGATTCGCGGTGCCGGCGAGGTGCTGGGTGAAAACCAGAGCGGCAACATGCTCGAAATCGGCTTCCAGCTCTACAACGAGATGCTGTCAGAGGCCGTGCGCTGCCTGAAAGCCGGTGTTGAGCCAGACCTTTTGAGCCCGCTGAACGTCACCACAGAAATCAATTTGCACGCGCCCGCCCTGCTGCCCAACGACTACTGCGGCGATGTGCACCTGCGCCTGAGCTTCTATAAAAAACTAGCAACGGCCAAGAACACCGACCAGATCGACGGCTTGTTGGAAGAAATCATCGACCGCTTCGGCAAGCTGCCCCCACAGGCGCAAACGCTGATTGACGTTCACCGCCTGCGGGTCATCGCCAAGCCTTTCGGCGTGGTGAAAGTGGATGCCGCCCCTGGTGTGATCACCATCACCTTCAAGAAAAATCCGCCCATCGACCCGATGAAGATTATTCAAATGATTCAAAAAAACAAACACATCAAACTGGCTGGCAACGAGAAGCTGCGCATTGAGCGCGAGTTGCCCGATGCCAAAGACCGCGCCCAGATGGTGCGCGATGTGCTGAAAAACCTGGGGCAGCCGGTGGTTGAGGCCGTGGCCTGA
- a CDS encoding DnaJ domain-containing protein: MKDHYAALGLSSDATPADIKKAFRQKAALHHPDRNTDAAAPARFRAVQEAYEVLSDDASRQAYDDNRRRNLLDSPIDTAREIWQSYFNQLL; this comes from the coding sequence ATGAAAGACCATTACGCGGCCTTGGGCCTGAGCAGCGATGCAACACCTGCTGACATTAAAAAAGCATTCCGCCAAAAAGCGGCCTTGCACCACCCTGACCGAAACACGGACGCCGCTGCACCCGCGCGCTTTCGCGCCGTGCAGGAGGCGTATGAAGTGCTCTCGGATGACGCCAGCCGGCAGGCGTACGACGACAACCGCAGGCGCAACCTGCTGGACAGTCCTATTGACACCGCTCGTGAGATCTGGCAAAGCTACTTCAATCAATTACTGTGA
- a CDS encoding 3'-5' exonuclease encodes MTDPQLSLEFDNGEPPRPAPPKLKPRAKPKAVVKSATAPALDVAQMAALVAAHADYRVLRRLQPVHHFARAAQGPVTRVIVLDTETTGLDHATDKIIELAMLRVDVDNATGLPVGDVTVYDGLEDPGRPVSAEIQAITGISTDMVKGMHLDETLIASLLSDVDLVIAHNAGFDRPFCEARMPAFAQLAWGCSFADIDWKAEGQSSAKLGYLALDKGWFYDAHRAEVDCHALLAVLAESLPQTGQSGLAKIMAASRAPSFRLQATNAPFDAKDLLKARGYRWNAEHRVWHTRLVDEAQLNDELAWLKAEVYDNRPARVQVEKLDAAVNYSSRVGEITLRQL; translated from the coding sequence GTGACCGACCCGCAACTCTCGCTTGAATTTGACAACGGCGAGCCGCCTCGGCCGGCCCCACCCAAGCTCAAACCCCGCGCCAAACCGAAGGCCGTGGTCAAGTCCGCCACCGCGCCCGCGCTAGACGTGGCACAAATGGCCGCGCTGGTGGCGGCCCATGCCGACTACCGGGTGCTTCGGCGCCTGCAGCCGGTGCATCACTTTGCCCGCGCCGCCCAAGGCCCCGTCACCCGCGTGATCGTGCTGGACACGGAAACCACCGGGCTGGACCACGCCACCGACAAAATTATTGAGCTGGCCATGCTGCGCGTTGATGTAGACAACGCCACTGGCTTGCCCGTGGGGGATGTCACGGTGTACGACGGCCTGGAAGACCCGGGCCGGCCGGTGTCGGCTGAAATTCAGGCCATTACCGGAATCTCGACCGACATGGTGAAGGGCATGCACCTGGATGAGACACTGATTGCCAGTCTGTTGAGCGACGTCGATCTGGTGATTGCCCATAACGCGGGCTTTGACCGCCCGTTTTGCGAAGCGCGCATGCCCGCGTTCGCCCAATTGGCGTGGGGCTGCTCGTTTGCGGACATTGACTGGAAAGCGGAGGGCCAGAGTTCCGCCAAGTTGGGATATTTGGCGTTGGACAAAGGTTGGTTTTATGACGCCCACCGGGCTGAAGTGGATTGCCACGCTTTGCTCGCGGTGCTGGCGGAGTCTTTGCCGCAAACGGGTCAAAGTGGTTTGGCCAAAATAATGGCGGCCAGTCGCGCGCCGAGTTTTCGTCTGCAGGCGACCAATGCGCCGTTTGATGCCAAAGACCTGTTGAAGGCCCGTGGCTATCGCTGGAATGCCGAGCACCGGGTTTGGCACACCCGATTGGTTGACGAAGCGCAACTAAATGACGAATTGGCCTGGCTGAAGGCAGAGGTTTATGACAACCGACCGGCCCGTGTGCAGGTGGAGAAACTCGACGCGGCGGTGAACTACTCCAGCCGTGTAGGGGAAATAACCCTGCGCCAGCTGTGA
- a CDS encoding CoA transferase — translation MTQKTASSSALTPLRGVRVLSLALNLPGPAAVMRLKQMGATCVKLEPPPLANAPSGDPMGTYNRTGYEAMHQGVLLVVADLKSDKGQKTLHRELAKADVLLTSFRPSALRKLGLEWKALRKLYPLLSMVTIVGAPGERAEEPGHDLTYLAENDLVTGLELPATLYADMGGSLMTTEAVLQATLVQRLKGKGSLIEVALSSAAAYLALPRTWGLTQPGAAVGGGHAGYRVYPCKDGRVAVAALEPHFAKALCAVAGITLSSGAAIMAPETHQAVAEFFSSKTSKALDQLAVAHDIPLHTLSK, via the coding sequence ATGACCCAGAAAACAGCCTCTTCATCCGCCCTGACGCCACTGCGGGGCGTCCGCGTTCTCAGCCTTGCGCTCAATCTGCCCGGCCCCGCCGCCGTGATGCGCCTTAAACAGATGGGCGCAACCTGTGTCAAGCTGGAGCCGCCACCCCTGGCCAACGCGCCGTCTGGCGACCCCATGGGCACCTACAACCGAACCGGTTATGAAGCCATGCACCAAGGCGTGCTCTTGGTGGTGGCTGACCTGAAGTCTGACAAAGGCCAAAAGACCCTGCACCGAGAATTGGCCAAAGCCGACGTGCTGTTAACGTCTTTTCGCCCGTCGGCCTTGCGCAAACTGGGGCTGGAGTGGAAAGCTCTGCGCAAGCTCTACCCCCTGCTCTCCATGGTCACCATCGTGGGCGCCCCGGGCGAGCGGGCCGAGGAGCCGGGCCACGACCTAACCTACCTGGCTGAAAACGACCTGGTCACGGGGCTGGAGCTACCCGCCACGCTGTACGCCGACATGGGCGGCTCCCTGATGACAACGGAGGCCGTTTTGCAGGCCACGCTGGTGCAGCGCCTCAAAGGCAAAGGCAGCTTGATTGAGGTGGCCTTGTCCAGCGCAGCAGCCTATCTGGCCCTGCCCCGCACCTGGGGCCTCACCCAACCCGGCGCTGCCGTGGGGGGCGGGCACGCAGGCTACCGGGTCTACCCCTGCAAAGACGGCCGGGTGGCGGTGGCAGCGCTGGAACCCCACTTTGCCAAGGCCTTGTGCGCCGTGGCGGGCATAACGCTGTCCAGCGGCGCCGCCATCATGGCGCCTGAAACCCACCAGGCTGTGGCTGAATTCTTCAGCAGCAAGACCAGCAAAGCGTTGGACCAATTGGCAGTGGCACACGACATACCACTCCACACACTATCAAAATAA
- a CDS encoding IS256 family transposase: MTVEMKPLPAELIDALLADYKKPEDLIGQNGLLTQLTKALVERALQAELTGHLGHGKNQLVANEAGNTRNGCSKKTLKGDFGQLPIEIPRDRAGTFEPQLIGKHQTRWSGFDDKILSLYARGMTVREIQGHLQEMYGAEVSPTLISSVTDAVMDEVKAWQSRPLEALYPIVYMDCIHVKVRDNGTVRVKALYLAIGVNLDGLKEVLGLWMAQTEGAKFWLQVVTELKNRGVADIFIACVDGLKGFPDAIEAVFPKATVQLCIVHMVRHSLNFVGWKQRKEVAADLRLIYAAPTESEAERQLTAFEVKWDDSFAPIGRSWRRNWTRLIPFFEYPPDIRKVIYTTNAIESVNMSLRKITKTRGSFPTEDAVFKLFYLALNNISQKWTMPIRDWKAALNRFTIQFDERMPRV; encoded by the coding sequence ATGACCGTAGAGATGAAACCCTTACCCGCCGAGCTGATTGACGCCCTGTTGGCCGACTACAAAAAGCCCGAAGACCTGATTGGCCAGAATGGCCTCTTGACGCAGCTCACCAAAGCCTTGGTCGAGCGAGCTTTGCAAGCCGAATTGACCGGCCACCTGGGTCACGGCAAGAACCAGTTGGTTGCCAATGAAGCGGGCAACACCCGCAACGGGTGCAGCAAGAAAACGCTCAAAGGCGATTTTGGCCAGCTACCCATAGAAATCCCCCGTGACCGCGCCGGCACCTTCGAGCCCCAACTGATTGGCAAACACCAGACCCGCTGGAGCGGCTTTGACGACAAGATACTGTCGCTGTATGCCCGAGGCATGACGGTACGCGAGATTCAAGGCCATCTGCAGGAGATGTACGGCGCCGAAGTGTCTCCTACCCTGATTTCATCCGTGACCGACGCCGTCATGGACGAGGTCAAAGCCTGGCAGTCGCGCCCCTTGGAGGCGCTGTACCCCATCGTCTACATGGACTGCATTCACGTCAAGGTGCGCGACAACGGTACTGTGCGGGTCAAGGCCCTGTACTTGGCCATTGGCGTCAACCTGGACGGCCTCAAAGAGGTACTGGGCCTGTGGATGGCCCAAACCGAAGGGGCCAAGTTCTGGCTGCAGGTGGTGACTGAACTGAAGAATCGGGGCGTGGCTGACATCTTTATCGCCTGCGTAGATGGGCTCAAAGGTTTCCCTGACGCCATTGAGGCAGTCTTCCCCAAGGCGACGGTGCAGCTTTGCATTGTTCACATGGTGCGTCACAGCCTGAACTTCGTGGGGTGGAAACAGCGCAAGGAAGTCGCCGCGGATTTGCGGCTGATTTACGCTGCGCCCACTGAATCCGAAGCTGAGCGACAACTCACGGCATTCGAGGTCAAATGGGACGATTCCTTCGCTCCGATTGGGCGCTCCTGGCGGCGCAACTGGACACGCTTGATACCGTTCTTTGAATACCCGCCAGACATCCGAAAAGTGATTTACACGACCAACGCCATTGAGTCCGTGAACATGAGCCTGCGCAAAATAACCAAGACCCGCGGCTCGTTCCCAACTGAGGACGCAGTGTTCAAGCTGTTCTATCTGGCACTGAACAACATCAGCCAGAAATGGACGATGCCGATTCGGGATTGGAAGGCTGCTCTGAACCGCTTTACCATTCAGTTTGACGAGCGCATGCCGCGCGTCTAA
- a CDS encoding class II aldolase/adducin family protein, whose amino-acid sequence MNIPSLKDQVSSEEWEIRCDLAACYRLVALYGWSDLVFTHISAKLPDTVTGGEHQFLINPYGLMFDEITASSLIKVDMQCNKVQDSPFPVNPAGFVIHSAVHEARPDVQCVIHTHTRAGVAVSGQKCGVLPISQQSTFVLASLAYHGYEGVAFRDDEKPRLQADLGQANFMMLRNHGLLTAAGTIADAFLAIYTFENACQIQLSAQASGDLVQVNPQVVRGVAQAMRVQTGGMGGAFVWSSLLRKIARSAPGFDV is encoded by the coding sequence ATGAACATTCCGTCCCTCAAAGATCAAGTCAGCTCTGAAGAGTGGGAAATCCGTTGCGATCTGGCGGCCTGCTACCGGCTGGTGGCGCTGTATGGCTGGAGCGACTTGGTGTTTACCCACATCAGTGCCAAGTTGCCAGACACGGTGACTGGCGGCGAACACCAGTTTTTGATCAACCCTTATGGCTTGATGTTTGACGAAATCACGGCGTCCAGCCTGATCAAGGTCGACATGCAGTGCAACAAGGTGCAGGACAGCCCATTTCCGGTGAATCCTGCAGGTTTTGTCATTCACAGCGCCGTGCATGAGGCCCGCCCCGACGTGCAGTGTGTGATTCACACCCACACCCGGGCGGGTGTGGCGGTGAGTGGTCAAAAGTGTGGCGTGTTGCCCATCAGCCAGCAAAGCACCTTTGTGCTGGCGTCATTGGCCTATCACGGCTACGAGGGCGTTGCCTTCAGGGATGATGAAAAACCGCGTTTGCAGGCCGACCTTGGTCAGGCCAACTTCATGATGCTGAGAAACCACGGCTTGCTGACCGCCGCCGGCACCATTGCGGACGCGTTTCTGGCCATCTACACCTTTGAGAATGCCTGCCAGATTCAACTCAGTGCGCAGGCCAGCGGCGATCTGGTTCAGGTGAACCCACAGGTCGTCCGTGGCGTGGCGCAGGCGATGCGGGTACAAACAGGTGGCATGGGCGGCGCCTTTGTCTGGTCCTCGCTGCTTCGCAAGATAGCCCGTAGCGCCCCTGGTTTCGACGTTTGA
- the ispF gene encoding 2-C-methyl-D-erythritol 2,4-cyclodiphosphate synthase: protein MKIRVGEGWDIHALVEGRKLILGGVEVPFHLGLLGHSDADVLLHAITDALLGAAAMGDIGTHFPDTDATFKGADSAVLLAEAARRVREKGYEIGNVDSTVIAQAPKLMPHMPAMRASIAKALGVDVDQVNVKAKTAEKMGPVGLGQAMEARAVVLLIKSELI, encoded by the coding sequence ATGAAGATCAGAGTTGGAGAAGGTTGGGACATTCACGCCCTGGTAGAAGGGCGCAAACTGATCTTGGGCGGTGTTGAGGTGCCGTTTCATCTGGGCCTGCTGGGCCACTCGGACGCTGATGTGCTCCTGCACGCCATCACCGACGCCTTGTTGGGTGCGGCCGCCATGGGCGACATTGGCACCCATTTCCCGGACACCGACGCCACCTTCAAAGGCGCAGACTCTGCCGTGCTGTTGGCCGAGGCCGCACGCCGGGTACGCGAAAAAGGCTACGAGATTGGCAACGTGGACAGCACCGTCATCGCCCAAGCCCCCAAACTGATGCCCCACATGCCCGCCATGCGCGCCAGCATCGCCAAAGCGCTGGGAGTGGACGTGGATCAGGTCAATGTGAAAGCCAAAACGGCGGAAAAGATGGGGCCCGTGGGGTTGGGGCAGGCTATGGAGGCTCGGGCTGTGGTGCTGTTGATCAAGAGTGAACTGATATGA
- a CDS encoding cyclic nucleotide-binding domain-containing protein yields the protein MSHPISNTTHYPFLRQNPWFSGLPSGLQNGLIAASETCRLRDGDMLFSQGDALPEDGGVFFAVLDGNLKFSNLREDGREAILAVLEPGNWFGEITA from the coding sequence TTGAGTCACCCCATATCCAATACTACGCACTACCCGTTTCTGCGCCAAAACCCCTGGTTTTCTGGCTTGCCTAGCGGCTTGCAAAACGGACTGATTGCCGCCAGTGAAACCTGTCGCCTGCGCGACGGGGATATGTTGTTTAGCCAGGGCGATGCCCTGCCTGAGGACGGCGGCGTGTTTTTTGCAGTGTTGGACGGTAACCTCAAGTTTTCCAATTTGCGAGAGGACGGCCGGGAAGCCATATTGGCTGTGCTTGAGCCCGGCAACTGGTTTGGCGAGATCACTGCTTGA
- the ispD gene encoding 2-C-methyl-D-erythritol 4-phosphate cytidylyltransferase → MTTPTHSNSPVPIRFWALIPCAGTGSRSGAAGPKQYQTLAGQPMVLHTLAAFDAVPRLTQTVVVVAPDDKFFASVDASFSIAACGGPTRATSVFNGLESLLIKGAVAQDWALVHDAARCLVTPAQINALIDACEDDEVGGLLAHKLPDTLKQEVAGRVGQTLDRSDKWLAQTPQMFRIGTLMTALAQAGDQVTDESSAIEALGLKPKLVPGSAQNFKVTYPEDFALAEAVLTARTAPTIPALLKEPV, encoded by the coding sequence TTGACCACACCTACCCACTCCAATTCCCCCGTCCCGATCAGGTTCTGGGCCCTGATTCCCTGCGCGGGCACGGGCTCCCGCTCCGGCGCAGCAGGCCCCAAGCAATACCAGACGCTGGCCGGCCAGCCCATGGTGCTGCACACCCTGGCCGCTTTTGACGCCGTGCCGCGCCTGACCCAAACCGTGGTCGTGGTGGCGCCAGATGATAAATTTTTCGCATCCGTAGATGCTTCTTTTTCGATAGCGGCTTGCGGAGGTCCGACAAGGGCTACAAGCGTTTTTAATGGTTTAGAGTCGTTATTGATCAAAGGCGCCGTGGCGCAAGACTGGGCCTTGGTGCACGACGCCGCCCGCTGCTTGGTCACCCCTGCGCAAATCAATGCCCTGATTGACGCCTGCGAAGACGACGAGGTGGGCGGCCTGCTGGCCCACAAACTGCCCGACACGCTGAAACAAGAAGTGGCGGGGCGGGTGGGCCAAACCCTGGACCGCAGCGACAAATGGCTGGCCCAAACGCCACAAATGTTCCGCATCGGCACCCTGATGACCGCACTAGCCCAAGCCGGCGACCAGGTCACGGATGAGTCCAGCGCCATTGAGGCCCTGGGCCTTAAACCCAAACTGGTGCCCGGCAGCGCCCAAAACTTCAAGGTCACCTACCCGGAAGACTTTGCCCTTGCCGAAGCCGTGCTGACAGCGCGCACTGCCCCGACAATTCCAGCTCTATTGAAAGAACCCGTATGA